In Allorhizobium pseudoryzae, the genomic window CGTCGGCTTGGCGCCCTGCGGCAGCTTGACATGCGAGATGTGAATGCTGTCGCCGATCTTGAAGCCGTCGAGATCGACGGTGATGAATTCCGGAATGTCGTTGGCCGGAACCAGCATTTCGACTTCGTGACGAACGATGTTCAGCACGCCGCCGATCTTGATGCCGGACTTCTCTTCGTTGACGAAGTGAACCGGAACGTTGACGGTGACCTGGCTGTCAGCCGAGACGCGCAGGAAATCGACGTGCAGGACGAAGTCGCGCACCGGATCCAGCTGGTAGTCCTTCGGAAGAACCGAGATCTTGCCGCCGTCGTAGTCGATCGTGGCAACCGTGGTCATGAAACCGCCGGCGTGGATGCGCTTTGTCACTTCGTTGGTGGACAGAGCGATGGAAATCGGGGCCTGCTTGTCACCATAGATGACAGCGGGAATCAAACCGTTGCGGCGAAGTTCACGGGAGGACCCCTTACCAACCCGTTCGCGCGCCTCGGCCTTGAGCTCGTAAGATGCGTGGCTCATGGCATATCCTTTCGAGGTTATTGGAGAAACTCAACCGGCTGCACAGGTGCGGTCGGGTGAGTTTGAAGGACATCGTCCGATGCGCTTCATCCGCGTTGCCTCCAAGGGTGTCTGCGCGGACGGGGCTCCATAGACCATACGGGCTGGGCTTGCAAGGCATTTGCCGGCCACGCGTCACGCGGCGCAGCGGGTCTTACATCCGGTTTACCATGTCTCCCAAGCATTCCTACAGCTTTGCTGATTAAGAACTTGATGAAACGCAATATCAGGTTGACCACATGCTCACACTTCTCACCTGCCTGGTGAACGACCACTCGCTTGCTTACGTGGGTGCGGCGGCAATTATGTGTATCCTCGGGTCCTATCTCACGCTGCGCCTGTTTGCGCGAGGGCGTCGGGCGAGGGGCACCGAGCGGATGGTGTGGATCGGCCTGTCCGGCTTCGTCGGCGGCTGCGCCATCTGGACGACGCACTTCATCGCCATGCTCGGTTATACGGCGGGTGGACCCGCGGCTTATGAACCGCAAAAGACGCTGCTCTCGCTCGTGATTGCCATCGCGGCCTCGGTGATCGGACTGGGCATTGCGGCGGCCGGGGATCGCAGCTTTCTGGCGGAAGCCGGCGGCGCGGTGATGGGGCTTGGCATTGCGGCAATGCACTATACCGGCATGGCCGCCTACCGGATCTCCGGCACGATCCTCTGGGACGAACGCTATGTCGTTGCGTCCGTCGTGCTGAGTATCGTTTTCGGTGCGATCGCGGTCGACCGTGTCGTGCGGCCGTGGACGCGGTTCTGCAAATATGGCGGTGCGCTGGCGCTGATCCTCGGTATCGTCCTCACGCACTTTACGGGCATGGCGGCTGTCCGTCTGGTGCTCTTGCCGATGACCCCGCCACCCGACGGCGTTCTCTCGGACCAGATTCTCGGACTCTCCGTGCTCGGCATCATGATCGTGCTTCTGGCCCTGGCGGCGGCGACCTATCTGCTCGATGCAAGCAACACCAATGCTGCCGTGGCCCGTTACCGCCATCTCTCCCTGCATGATGCGCTGACGGGCCTGCCGAACCGGGCAGGGTTCCAGGAAGAACTGGAGG contains:
- a CDS encoding 50S ribosomal protein L25/general stress protein Ctc, coding for MSHASYELKAEARERVGKGSSRELRRNGLIPAVIYGDKQAPISIALSTNEVTKRIHAGGFMTTVATIDYDGGKISVLPKDYQLDPVRDFVLHVDFLRVSADSQVTVNVPVHFVNEEKSGIKIGGVLNIVRHEVEMLVPANDIPEFITVDLDGFKIGDSIHISHVKLPQGAKPTITDRDFTIATIVAPAGGTSEEAASE